Proteins from a genomic interval of Chiloscyllium plagiosum isolate BGI_BamShark_2017 chromosome 36, ASM401019v2, whole genome shotgun sequence:
- the LOC122541099 gene encoding cortexin domain-containing 1: MENATPEPMYVDVDKGLTLACFVLLCLFLIMMIIRCAKVIMDPYSAIPTSTWEEQHLDD, encoded by the coding sequence ATGGAGAATGCCACACCTGAACCAATGTACGTTGACGTGGACAAAGGATTGACATTGGCCTGCTTTGTTCTCCTGTGCCTCTTCCTGATTATGATGATTATCCGCTGTGCCAAAGTGATCATGGATCCATACAGTGCCATCCCCACATCAACCTGGGAGGAGCAACATCTGGATGACTGA